The Vicinamibacterales bacterium DNA window AACTCCACGCAGAGGAGCGACGGGCGGTCGCCGGCCACGATGCGCCGCAGCGCCGGCTCCAGCGTGGGATGGCCCTTCGCGTGGCCGAGGATGAAGTCGTCCATCACCTCGACCGCCGACGGCCCGTGCGCGAGGGCCAGCGGCGTGGCCGCCAGCGCGTCGTGCAGGTCGTCGAACTCCAGCGTCAGGAGCGACCGGGCCGCCGGCAACGGCACCAGGCCGATCGTGGCCTCGGTGACGAACCCGAGCGTGCCTTCCGAGCCGACCAGGATCTTCGTGAGATCGACCGGCGCCGTCGGATCGACGAAGTGCTCGAGCGCGTAGCCGCCCACGCGCCGCATCACCTTCGGCACGCGCGCGGCGATCTCGGCGGCCTGCGCGGCCGCCACCGCCGGCACCTCGCGACAGGCCCTGGCGTGGAGCGAGTCCCCGGCCGACGCCGCCGCCAGGGCGGCGCCCGAGAGCGGCGCCAGGCGCGCCGTGGACCCGTCGGCGAGCACCACCGACTGCTCGCGCACGTGGTCGCCGGTCTTGCCGTACAGCACCGACCGCGCGCCGCTCGAGTTGTTGGCCATCATCCCGCCGACGGTCGCACGGCTGGACGAGCTCACGTCGGGGGCGAAGCGCAGCTTGTGGGGCTGGAGGGCGGCGTTCAGGTCGTCGAGTACCAGGCCCGGCTCGACGCGCGCCGTCCGCCGGTCGGGGTCGACGGCCAGCAGGCGGTTCAGGTGCTTCGACGTGTCCAGCACGATGCCGGCGCCGATTGCCTGGCCGGCCTGCGACGTGCCACCGCCGCGCGGCGTGATCGGCACGCCGTGGCGGGCCGCCACGCGCACGGCGGCCTCGACGTCGGCGGCCGTTCGCGGCAGCACCACGCCGAGCGGCTCGATCTGGTAGACGCTGGCGTCGGTCGAATACAGCGCGCGCGTGGCGCGGTCGAAGCGCACCTCGCCGTCCACGGCCGTGCGCAGATCCTGCTCCAGTGCCGTGGACATCGGGCTACTGGCTCTTCCCGCGCGCCGCGATGGGCCACACGCCCTCGACGAGATCGCCCCTGAGGGCGTGGATGGCGTCGTAGAGGTTCACCGTGGGATCGCAGTGCGGGGCCCGGAACTCGACCCGATCGCCCACCGCCAGGCGGCGGGCCGCGCGGCGCATGTCGATCCGGCCGTGCTCGTCGCCGGCCCACGCGTAGGCGAGGTCGGGTCGATCCACGGGCACCGGCGTGAAGACGCGGTCGGTGGCGAACGACTTGTAGCCGCCGTCCACGATCGCCTCATCGCCGTGCACGCTGACGACGGTCGTCACGACCGACAGCGCGGGCGTGAAGTCGTCGTAGGCGTCGCCGCCGTCCTCGCCGCCGATGGCCAGGTAGTCCGTGTCCATGAAGATGAAGCTGCCCGGCTGCAGTTCCGTGAGGCCGTCCAGCTCGGCATCGAACCGGTAGCTGCCGGTCGAGCCCGCCGACACGAGCGGGCAGGCGATGCCGTCGGCTTCGAGCAGCCGCCGGGTGGCGACGGCCTCGGCCATCGTGCCTTCGGTGCGGGCCCGCCGCGCGGCGAATCCGCGCGTGTGCGACGCGGTGGCATCGTAGGCCTGCAGCCCCGCGAACACCAGGTACGGCGCCTCGTCGATGGCGCGAGCCACCTCGCGGGCGGGATCGCCGGGGGGCACGCCGGTGCGCCCGAAGTAGAGATCGACGGCCACGCGCAGCCTGACGCCGGCCGCGCCGGCGGCCGCGTCGAGGAGCCGCACCTGCCCCACGTCGTCGGCCACGACGATGGTGTCCGGCGCGCGCGCCGCGAGCCGGGCGGCGCGCCCGGCCTTGGCGGGGCCGACGACGGCCGTCGTAACGAGCAGTCCGCCGATGCCGTGATCGGCGAACACCTCGGCCTCGCCGAGCTTCGCCGTGCAGGCGCCCACGGCGCCGGCGGCCAGGAGGCGGCGGGCGATCTCGGGACACTTGTGGGTCTTGGCGTGCGGCCGCAGGGCCTTGCCGCGCGCGGCGACGAACCCGGCCATGGCGGCGACGTTGGACTCGAACGCGTCGAGATCGAGGAGGAGGGCTGGCGTGGGAATCTCGGCGCGGAGCATCGTTGGCGCGCATGCTAGCAGATGTCAGAGTCGCGGCCGGCGCCCGCGCGCCGCCGCCGGAAACCGCGGCGCCCGTCCCGACGTCTTTCCAGGTGGTTCCCTGTCACGATGGCGTTCCCCGACCGGCGTGTCGTCGCGCTCGCCGCCCTGAGCGCGTGCCTGGCGGTCGCGGCGCCGGCGGCGGAGCCGGTCGCTCACCTGCCGAGGCGCCTCGTCCTGGGGCTCGACGGCGTCGGCTACGCCGACATGCGCCGGGCGCAGGAGGCGGGGCGCTTCCAGGCCTTCCACCCCGTGAGCCGCCTCGTGTCGACGTTCCCGTCGATCAGCGACATCGCGTGGTCCGAGATCTTCGGGACCGCTCCGCCCCCGGGGTACCAGCGCATCTACTTCGACCTGGCGGCCGGCCAGTCCGTCGGCGGCGGCCTGGACCCCGTGCGGCCCATCGAGTTCGAGCGCCGCATGCATCTCGGGTTCGAGGCGATGGCCCACCACATGTCGTCGTACGTCGTGCCCGGCCGGGCGGCGCGGGGGGAACTGGCGCGCCTGTATCGCAGCGTCTTCGAGAGCCGCGACGTGGACACCTTCTACGCCTACCTGCCGGCGCCCGACGCCCTGCAGCACGTGCGGGGCGACCTGGCGGCCTACCTCGCCGACCTCGACGTCACGCTGATCCGCATCCTCCGCCGGTACCGGGCCGCGACAGGCCTGGACCTGGAGCTCGTCGTCCTCTCGGATCATGCGCACAACGGGATCTGGCCGGCGAAGACGCTCGATCTGAGCGGGTTCCTGCGGACGCGCGGCTTCACCGTGACGCGTCGCCTCGCGCGGCCCGGCGACGTCGTGTTCAGCACCGACGGCGTGTCGACGGGCGTCGGCGTGTTCGTCGCGCCGGCGGAAGCGGCGCGCGCCGCGGAGGTGCTCGCGACGCTGCCCGGCGTCGCGCTGGCCACCTGGCGGCCCGACGACCAGCCGGACGTGGTGGGCGTCAGGAACGGTGCGGGCGAGGTGGCGTGGATCGTCCGGCGCGACGATGGCCGCCTCGCCTATCGTCCCGACACGGGAGACCCCCTGCGCTACGTGTCCCTGGCGACGCGTCTCCTGGAGGCCGGCGAGGCCGACGCCGACGGCTTCGCCACGCCCCAGGCGTGGCTCCGGGTGTCGGTGGAGCACGACTACCCGGCGGCGCTTGCGCGCATCGTGCGCGGCCACCGCGACGTCACCAGGAACCCGGCCCCCGTGCTCCTGTCGATCGCCGATGGCTACCAGGTGGCGAACGGGACGGTCGCCTTCTTCAACCGGGTCCGGCCGCTCGGCGGCACCCACGGCAGCCTCAACGCCAGGAACTCGGTGGGCATCGTGATGGCCACGTTCCGGCCGACCGACGACGCCACCACGGCCGACGTCGGCCGGCAGTTCGACGGCTTCGCGGAACTGCCGCCGCCGCGGCCTCGAGCCGCGCGGCGCCCCCGCCCGTGATACACTGACTCGCCGGTCAGTCGAGTAGACCGGTCGTTCAGATGCCTGCTCCCGCCACGCGCCCCGGGCGCGAATCCAAAGAAGCCGTCGTCGCCGCGTTCCGCCGCCGGGCCCTGCTGGCCGCGGCGTCCCGCGTGTTCGGGCGGAAGGGCTTCGAGCCCGCCACGATGGACGAGATCGCCACCGAGGCCGGCGTCGCCAAGGGCACGATCTACCTGTACTACCCGTCGAAGCGCGCCATCTACGAGGCGACCTTCGCGAGCAGCCTGGCCGAGATCACGGCCGTCACCGACGCCGGAGTTCACGCGGCGCCGACGCCGCGCGCCGCCATCGCCGCCTTCGTCGAGGCGCGCGTGCGGTACTTCCAGGAGCATCCCGACGCCTTCCGCCTGTATGTGACCGAGGTCAGCCGCCTGGTGGCCGACCGCGGCCCGCGGCGGGGCGCGTGCCGGATGGCCCTCGACGGTCACACCCGCTCGCTCGAGGCGGTGTTCGCCGCCGCCGTCGGGCGGGGCGAGATGCGCGGCGTGGACCCGGCGGCCGCCGCCCACGCCGTCTTCGACATCACGCGCGGGCTCGTGGCCCGGCGCCTGCTGACGTGCGCGGAGTCGGACGCCGCCCGTGATGTCGCGTTCCTCGTGGAGCTCATCTGGACGGGCCTGGCGCCCGGACCGCATCGAGAAGGACCAACCGCATGACGAGAACCCGCGCCGTCGTCGCGCTGGCGACGCTCCTGGCCGCGCCGCCGCTCGCCGCCGCCCAGAGCCCCGGCGGGTCGGCGCCGCCCAGTCCCTTCCTCGGCAGCGCGCCGCGGGGCACGGCCACCGCCGAGCCGCTGGCGCTGTCGATGAAGGAGGCGCTCGATCGCGCGCTCGACGCCAACCTCGGGCTGCTCCTGCAGGAGGACGCGGCGCGGGGCGCGCGCGGCGCACGCTGGCGGGCCCTCGCCGATCTGCTCCCGCGCGTGTCGGGCACCGTCTCGGAGCGCCGGCAGGTGATCAACCTCGAGGCGTTCGGGTTCCCGGCGCCGGAGCCCATCGTGGGCCCCTTCAACGTGTTCGACATGCGCGTCGGCCTCTCGCAGCCGATCGTGGACCTCACGGCCCTCTACACGGCGCGCGCCGCCGCGTCGACCGCCCGCGCCGCCGACGCCGGTGTCCGGTCGGCCCGGGAACTCGTCGTGCTCGTCGCCGTGAACCTCTACCTGGAGGCCGTGACGGCCGCCAGCCGCGTGGACGTCGTGAAGGCGCAGCAGGAGACGGCCGCCGCGGTCAAACGGCAGGCGGAGGACCTCAAGACCTCCGGGCTCGTCGCGGGCATCGACGTCCTGCGCGCCGACGTCCAGGTGCAGCAGGAGCGCCAGAAGCGGATCCAGGCGGACAACGCCCTGGAGAAGGCGCTGCTGCGCCTCGGGCGCGCGATCGGCGTCCCGCCGGGGCAGGCGCTGACCCTGACCGACCCGATGCCGTACGCGCCGCTGGCCGCCGTGCCCGTCGCCCAGGCGCTGGCCGACGCGTACGCGCACCGGCCCGACTACGCCGCGGCGAAGAGCCGCCTCGAGAGTGCCGAGTCCCTGGCCCGGGCCGCCACGGCCGAGTACCTGCCGTCGCTGCGGCTCGACGCCGACTACGGGACCATCGGCCAGACGGTGGGCAGCACGCACCCGACGTATGCCGTCGCGGCGACGGTGCGCGTGCCGATCTTCGAGGGCGGTCGCACGCGCGCCCGCCGCATCGAGGCCGACGCCGTCGTGCGGCAGCGGCGCGACGAGCTCGACGACCTCACCGGCCGGATCGACATGGAGGTCCGCGAGGCGTTCCTCGACCTCACGGCCGCCACAGAGCGGCTGGCGACGGCCGAGACGACGGTCGCCCTGACGTCCGAGCAGCTGACCCAGGCGCGCGACCGCTTCGCGGCCGGCGTGACCGGCAGCCTCGAGGTGACGCAGGCCCAGGAGGCGGCGGCCGTCGCCGCCGACGGGCGGCTCGACGCGCTCTATCAGCACAACCTGGCCAAGGCCGCCCTGGCGCGCGCCGTGGGCACGGCGGAACAGGCGGTCACGGCATTTCTGGAAGGGGCGAAGTGATGGCGGGTGGAGTTCAATCGTCGCGGGGCATCGCCCGCTGGGTCGTGCTGGCGGCGGTGGTGGTCGTGCTCGTGGCGGGCGCCGTCGTCCTCGCGGGACGAGGGAAGGAATCCACCGACGACGCGCAGCTCGAGGGCCGCATCACCCAGATCGCCACGCGGGTGGGCGGGCCGATCGTCGCCCTCGAAGTGAGCGACAACCAGCACGTCGAGGCCGGCACGGTGCTCGCGCGCATCGACCCGCGCGAGTACGAGATCGCCGTGGCGCGCGCGAAGGCCGAGCTCGCCGACGCGAAGGCCACGGCGGCCGCCGCCGGGTCGAGCGTGCCGATCGCGGCCGTGTCCACGTCGAACGACGTCCGGACGGCCACGAGCGCCGTGGACGAGGCCGACGCCGGCGTGGCCGTGGCCGCCCGCCAGGTGGAGGCGGCGAAGGCGCAGCTGGTCGCCACGCAGGCCCGTACCCGCGAGCGGGAGGCCAATGCCGTCAAGGCCGAGCGTGACGTGGAGCGGCTGGGCCCGCTCGTGGCCAAGGAAGAGATCGCCCAGCAGCAGTTCGACGCCGCGAAGGCGACGGCCGACGCGGCCCGCGCCGCCGTCGAGGCCGCGCAGTCGGATGCGGCCGCGGCGGCCACCGCCGTGAGCGTCGCCGAGCAGCGCGCCCGGCAGGCCCGGGCGGCCGCGGTCAGGGCGCACGCGGGGCTGGAAGAGGCGCGCACCGCGCCCGAGCAGCTCCAGGCCACGCGCTCCCGCGCGGAAGCCGCGGAAGCCCGCGTCCAGCAGGCCGAGGCGGCCCTGGCCAACGCCGAGCTCAACCTCGAACGCACCGTGATCAAGGCGCCCACCGCCGGCATCGTGAGCCGCCGGTCGGTGGAGGTGGGGCAGACGGTGCAGGGCATGCAGCCGCTGATGGCGCTGGTCTCGCGCGACGAGGTGTGGGTCGTGGCGAACTTCAAGGAGACGCAGCTCGCCGACGTCAAGGCCGGGCAGCCCGCCACCATCTCGGTGGACGCGCTCGACGGGCGGACGTTCACGGGCACCGTGGACAGCCTCGGCGCGGCCACGGGCGCGAAGTTCAGCCTGCTGCCGCCCGAGAACGCCACCGGGAACTTCGTGAAGGTCGTGCAGCGGGTGCCGGTCAAGATCGTGCTCGCGCCGGGCCAGGATCCGGACCACCGCCTGCGGCCCGGCCTCTCGGTGA harbors:
- a CDS encoding alanine racemase, with protein sequence MLRAEIPTPALLLDLDAFESNVAAMAGFVAARGKALRPHAKTHKCPEIARRLLAAGAVGACTAKLGEAEVFADHGIGGLLVTTAVVGPAKAGRAARLAARAPDTIVVADDVGQVRLLDAAAGAAGVRLRVAVDLYFGRTGVPPGDPAREVARAIDEAPYLVFAGLQAYDATASHTRGFAARRARTEGTMAEAVATRRLLEADGIACPLVSAGSTGSYRFDAELDGLTELQPGSFIFMDTDYLAIGGEDGGDAYDDFTPALSVVTTVVSVHGDEAIVDGGYKSFATDRVFTPVPVDRPDLAYAWAGDEHGRIDMRRAARRLAVGDRVEFRAPHCDPTVNLYDAIHALRGDLVEGVWPIAARGKSQ
- a CDS encoding TetR/AcrR family transcriptional regulator, which codes for MPAPATRPGRESKEAVVAAFRRRALLAAASRVFGRKGFEPATMDEIATEAGVAKGTIYLYYPSKRAIYEATFASSLAEITAVTDAGVHAAPTPRAAIAAFVEARVRYFQEHPDAFRLYVTEVSRLVADRGPRRGACRMALDGHTRSLEAVFAAAVGRGEMRGVDPAAAAHAVFDITRGLVARRLLTCAESDAARDVAFLVELIWTGLAPGPHREGPTA
- a CDS encoding TolC family protein; this encodes MTRTRAVVALATLLAAPPLAAAQSPGGSAPPSPFLGSAPRGTATAEPLALSMKEALDRALDANLGLLLQEDAARGARGARWRALADLLPRVSGTVSERRQVINLEAFGFPAPEPIVGPFNVFDMRVGLSQPIVDLTALYTARAAASTARAADAGVRSARELVVLVAVNLYLEAVTAASRVDVVKAQQETAAAVKRQAEDLKTSGLVAGIDVLRADVQVQQERQKRIQADNALEKALLRLGRAIGVPPGQALTLTDPMPYAPLAAVPVAQALADAYAHRPDYAAAKSRLESAESLARAATAEYLPSLRLDADYGTIGQTVGSTHPTYAVAATVRVPIFEGGRTRARRIEADAVVRQRRDELDDLTGRIDMEVREAFLDLTAATERLATAETTVALTSEQLTQARDRFAAGVTGSLEVTQAQEAAAVAADGRLDALYQHNLAKAALARAVGTAEQAVTAFLEGAK
- a CDS encoding HlyD family secretion protein yields the protein MAGGVQSSRGIARWVVLAAVVVVLVAGAVVLAGRGKESTDDAQLEGRITQIATRVGGPIVALEVSDNQHVEAGTVLARIDPREYEIAVARAKAELADAKATAAAAGSSVPIAAVSTSNDVRTATSAVDEADAGVAVAARQVEAAKAQLVATQARTREREANAVKAERDVERLGPLVAKEEIAQQQFDAAKATADAARAAVEAAQSDAAAAATAVSVAEQRARQARAAAVRAHAGLEEARTAPEQLQATRSRAEAAEARVQQAEAALANAELNLERTVIKAPTAGIVSRRSVEVGQTVQGMQPLMALVSRDEVWVVANFKETQLADVKAGQPATISVDALDGRTFTGTVDSLGAATGAKFSLLPPENATGNFVKVVQRVPVKIVLAPGQDPDHRLRPGLSVTASVSTR